One Citrus sinensis cultivar Valencia sweet orange chromosome 5, DVS_A1.0, whole genome shotgun sequence genomic window, TTAAACCATGTAAATTACAtccttaaattataaaaatttcaatttaagttaaaatatgttatttgtcCGTTAGTTTAGACCATCAAAAGActaaaattgtatttatacATTTCTATTAAAGTCAACTAAATAACAATAGTCAaatctctattttttatttttttttacctttcatTCATTCTtgaatatttcaataaattaaagaatacactctaataaattttactttacacctaaataacttattattttaaaatttattattcttgttttacttttactatatataaaatcatttgaatgGTGTGCTGCTATGAAGTAGTGGTATagaagaagaagcaagaaAAGAAGACGAAAAGCGGAAAAAAGGAtgaacaattaaaacaaaacaaaacaaaaaaaaagatgattaaGAAAAGAGCAAGAGACaaagagtaaaataaaaagggaaaaattaagaaaaaagaaaaagaaattgaactattacaaatttcaaaattaaaaaatgaaaatgttatcagtttttatttttaatattttaatcaaaaccGTTTGTTTTTAAgcaaaaactttttctttaatggtGGATTTCTTTTAACAgccaaaacaataaattatccTTTTAATTCTCCCAAATTTTCTTACAAGTCCAATCAGAAATCAAAGGCACAtttcaaagaattaaagattcattttaaaatctaaCAAAAACATAATCTGCTGTCACAATATtctagaaaaataacttaaatcaATGGACTCAAACCCTAGctctcaaattaaaaaaacaagtaaaaataacaaataaaaaagaaagaaaataaaaataaaggaagagctttttttgtttaacttcgaaaaaaaaataatttttttcagaaaCCCTAGCCACCATGCTGTTACCACTCCCGCCTCCAACCATTGCAATTCCATAGTCCCTTCCACTATAAGATAACTCGCCAGCAATAGCTGGCCCAAACACAAATTTCTTCTACCCTGATTAACCACAGAAACTTCACATAAATCCTTCAAATCAAGAGCTCCATCACCCATTTGCTGCCGCCAAGCCAGCCATCACTGCTGTCAATTCAACCCGCCATTTGATTCACCCGACTCCAACGAGCACATCTAGGCAAACAACATCCTCGATTGCAGCCAATCACAGCCAAAACCTTGTGTTTGGTGAAAAGATTTTGGGCGGTTTTTGGTTGGGCGAACGGAGAAGTTGCAGCCAGCGGCGGATGTAGTATGTGACCAATGGGGGTTGTAGTCCCCGctggctaaaaaaaaaaataaaaaatatgtaagaTTTCTAATTAACctccattaaatttattaaaattggccctataaatttatgaattcacaaaatttcaactttaatttttagaattataaaagcttatattataattaaaaataatgataggtCATCACCATAaacatttttctattcttaaaaatatgtcgagaacaattataaatgtattaacaaatattctatacatttaaagttttagttttaaaattttactaatatgTAATCTAACCTccagtaaattatttttctaaatccgCCACTGCTCGCGGCTATGGGTTTGCTTGGCATGGCCGTGTGTGGCCATGGGCTCGCTTGGAATTCCCTCACGCGGCTATAGGTTTTCCTGGGCAATGAACATGGCTTTTGCTGCGCTGATTTGGATTTAAATGTGGTTATGGAGTTGTTAAGTGTGTGAAAGAGGGAAGGTAAAAAATGAACGTGGAAGAAGACGAATCGAAGAAGATGaataagaaagaagaagagagagaaaaatatttcttttttttataaatttatagatattttaagatttttattttttttataaatttatatttttgtttaaatttgagaatctttataaattgaaggccagattttctttctaattgtGTATAGAAGAAGGTTTTCAGGTGATTTTTGGTTGGGTTAACATGAAATATTCttgttttatgaaatattattattgagatttagttttattttctaaaaaagaGATTTGAGGATAATTTTTGTTAGTGATGCACATAAACTTTGAGttagttttattttagcaATAGGAGAGGCATAAAAGATATATTTCTCTAATATAATAGGAAGATAACATGTTCTGTAATTACTAAGGGTACTATCGTATTTTAGTGAGTTAACATTGGTCaatgattaaatttaatagattttagggagtaaattaaagttttatacTTTCgaaaagtaaatgaaaatatgtCAATATTAATAAGGGAGTAGGATGAAATTTACCTAAATAAACTCGTGTCTAACTCGAATTTCCATTATGCGGCTTTTcctgcattaatttttatttttttcatgcaaTACATATAAGtgccaaatattttattgcaaTATTTTAGTACAATGCAGGgctataatacaatataataagACATGTCAAACATAGCCTTAATGAGTAatggaatattttttttttcactctccTTTTGGTTGATTTTAGCACTTCACTTTATTTTTGATCGAGTAAATGATCGAGTTTGGCTGTTTGGGAGAGAAATATTGTTTGGGGGAGAAATATTTCTAAGTAAAAGGACTTTCAATCGTTCAAAATAATTCAGTCTAGTGAAAACACAACTTGTGATATCAGCTGATTAATCTTCTGAAATAATTATAGGGGCAAAATCGTTTCAtgaaattacttatttatccTTTCTTATTAGGTTGGTCTTCAGTCTTCACGCTTGAATTATCTTGCTCAGTggctctttcatttttttttttttttttttacgcgTATCCAATAAAGTGCTCGGATTGCATTTCAtgttttgtattaaaatttttccccTTATAACAGATTTATTTACCAAATCTCggggtaaaaaaaataactttagtttgtagcaaaaacaataaatacgCCCAACCTATAAGCGATAAGTACAGATTCTATCCAATCCCAAGTCCttaccaaattttaaaatcaaaaaaattttgatgataaggCTAAAGATCGGATATTTCTCTGTTGCgctttcttattttaaaatggaggaaaaattaaaaaaaaatgcttattttaaaaagactatgctttttttatattatgttttaaatattcaaaaattttctagtccgaaaatttcaaattgaatGAAAGTTGGGACAaattaaaagtattataaattaatttacaacgttgtaaaataatgtaaaaaataatctacAACATTATAAACTCATCCGAATTTCAATGAAGTATATTTTGGTAAGTGTAACCGTAACCGTAACTCCTACTGTCAGATTCACTATTAAAGCAAGATGTGCTGTCAATTTAACCCCTGCTATcaaattttgtgaaattttgaatCGTTTTAAATTTCTACAACAAACCTTACAACTTGGGATTATCTTTATCCACATTCCACAACaagcatatataaatatatcccagaagaagaggaaaaagaaaccgaaagtttatttatttattattattattattattttgagtttAGTGAGAGGATGTCATCAAGTTATTGGACTCGGATTCTtcttattctaaatttaagtttcgtttgtttgttatcatcagcAACACAAGTTGATTATGATGCAAATGCCATTATAATTAATGGAGAACGGCGAGTTATCTTCTCTGGTGCAATTCACTATCCTCGAAGCACTCCACAAGTActgcaaataattaatttatagtttCTCAAATCACTTGCACTttcacattttcttcttcttttgaacaaaaaaaaaaatgctatttTGCTGGGAAAATAttgtcttaaatttttttttcttaataagcCAAACATGATCCCGCATtcaaaacggtgcgttttcATATTTAGGAAAAATTATGGGCAATATTTTTCGATCAAATAGCAttgttattctttaaatatgaaaattttgatatgatttatttctaattttctatatGCGTTGTATTTTTGCAGATGTGGCCAGATCTTATACGAAAGGCAAAGGATGGAGGGCTAGATGCAATtgaaacttatattttttggaATGCTCATGAGCCTCAGCGTCATCAggttctattattattattattattattattattattattattattatgtgcgatatttattattattgaaataaatatacaaaattaacttgcttcattttccttttgaggGGAGATCAGTACGATTTCTCAGGAAATTTGGATTTCATCAAGTTTTTCAAGCTAGTTCAAGAAGCAGGATTATATGCCATTATACGAATTGGTCCATATGTCTGTTCTGAATGGAATTATgggtaattttaatttttcttttttaaaaaaattgattaataatttatttaataaattaatcagtaaatcaaattttttttttaatggtttgTTGATTGACAGGGGCTTTCCCGTGTGGCTACATAACATTCCAGGAATTCAATTAAGGACGAATAATGAGATTTACAAGGttaattatcaacaaaatCCATACCAATTTTTATATTCTGTTTAATCGTAGTTTCAATtttcctcatttatttttggaaacaTTTATATGGCTTGATTATTTTGTCATTAACGCAGAATGAAATGCAAATTTTTACGACCAAAATTGTCAATATGTGCAAAGAAGCCAATCTATTTGCGCCACAAGGAGGTCCCATAATCCTAGCACAggttattctaaatttttttattgcagcaatattattaatttcattttttctaatcttttttatttttatcttttttaaaaaaaattggggaTTCATGTCAgattgtttaatatatatcaaataatatatatcatttgataaaattaaattaacttgaAAGACACTAGCAAGTTTTATTTACCAAACGTTATTTATCAAATGTATCTATAGtctcttcattttatttttaccaaacttACCTACAGTCTgatctttttatctttaattttagagaaaaaaGATACACACACCTCTAAGATTTACTTAAATGGTCACTTAGACTTGTTGTAATATCCCTAAATTTTTTAGGGTATTTTAGTCATTTCAGTAGATTGAGGATAATTTAGTCTTTTCAATTCTTTAGTAATCTTAGTACCCCAGTGTAAAAAGAAATGTATGTTGTTATTTAACAGATTGAAAATGAGTATGGAAATATTATGGGACCCTATAAAGAAGCTGGTAAATCATACATCAATTGGTGCGCACAAATGGCTACATCCCAAAATATTGGTGTCCCATGGATTATGTGTCAGCAGAGTGACGCTCCACAACCCATggtacttattttttatttatttatttatgcttcattgtttgattttaaatcattattattattattattattattattattatgcagATAAATACATGCAATGGGTTTTATTGCGATGAGTTCGTTCCAAATAATCCAAAGAGCCCAAAAATGTGGACCGAAAATTGGACCGGGTGGTTCAAGAAATGGGGCGATAAAGACCCTCATAGGACTCCACAGGACGTGAGCTTTGCTGTCGCCCGATTCTTTCAAGCTGGAGGGGtcttacaaaattattacatgGTGACATCTCAATAATCAACTCtattaactattttaatttttataattttttataattttttataattatttaattatatacttCACTTCATaactctttttcattttttctaaaaaaaaaaaaatctaattctaGTATCATGGAGGCACCAACTTCGGCCGGGATGCTGGAGGTCCATTTATTATAACATCTTATGATTACGATGCTCCACTCGATGAATACGGTACTTTAAtgagaaagaaatattttgatagCATAAGTTGATAGAAATTTGATAGATCAGTGATAAATCGGGGCTGATTTATACATAAATCTATGTTTGGTTGCAAGAATTGGTAGGAGGGGAGAGAAATAGAAAGGAAAAagggagaaagaaaatgagtagaaaaagagatcaattttattttcattgtttggtCGAACATGAAATTCAACTTTCTCCCCTTATATCTTTTCCCTCTCATTCTTTCCTctcctttcctttttatttatttcttcaaactAAACAtaccattaattaaaaaatatgataaatcaACACCgatttatcattatttctgTTAATATTTGTTAGTGTTCTgcttctttaatatttttctactttaatttattttatattatttatttatctttacttGCTTTCTttgtttagaattttttttttaaatataatttgaatcCAATGCTGAAAAACAGTACACTTTGATCTCAGGGAATTTAAATCAGCCGAAATGGGGACATTTGAAGCAACTCCATGAAGCAATCAAACTTGGAGAGAAGCTTCTCACAAGTGGCAATGtgacaaccaaacaattcGGTAATGGGGTCAATGTAAGtagcaataaattaaattaaaattttaatcagcTAATTAAATGGTTAATTAGATCCATAAACAAAAGTGATGTAGTATGCAAATTGATGtcttgtattttaattttccataGCTGACTACATATAGCAACACCACCAGTGGTGAGAGATTCTGTTTCTTGAGCAATACAAACACTTCACAAGATGCCAATGTTGACTTGCAACAAGATGGAAAGTATTTTGTGCCTGCTTGGTCTGTTAGTATTCTTCATGGTTGCAACAAGGAAGTTTATAACACTGCAAAGGTTATTAACGTCATAACTCATAATCACTAGCTCTAAAAATTACTGTGTTTTTGTGTTAGTTATGCTATAAATGTTCATCATTTTCAGGTTAATACTGAGACCACTGTGATGGTAAAGAAACCAATCGAATTGGGTACAAAACTCTCTTGGACGTGGGCACAAGAGACCATAAGAGACACTCTTCATGGAAAGGGCAGTTTTAATGCAGCAAAGCTTATTGAACAAAAAGAAGCTACTTCTGATGTAAGTGACTACTTGTGGTACATGACCAGGTAATCTCCTCATCTTAATTATAttctcaataaaaaaattatcagtaCAGACGTCTGTATTATATAAAGTGCAGATTGTCTCCTTTACCGTGCCGTAAAGGGATAAGTCTGCGCTTAAAACAAAGACTCTTTGTTAATTGTCTCATTTACTTCGCTTCCATTAGTAATTAACTATGGCtacttatttttaatcttaacAATTTTGGAATAGCATTGAGAACATGGGAACATCATCACATAATGCAACCTTGTATGTAAAGTCGTCAGGCCAAGTTCTTCATGCTTATGTCAACTCGAAGCACATaggtaacatttttttattaactatataattgttttgaatttttttactgtttgaGATTTCATATTAACTGTGATGAAACAACAGGGTCTCAATTTGGATATGATTTTGAGTTCAATCAACCTGCTATCTTGAGGCCTGGGAAAAACTTCTTAACTTTACTCAGTGCCACAGTTGGACTACAggtaatatattaattataaacgTCTTTTAATTAGTGTTCAGATTAAGCAAGCATaatcaaaagaattattaaattaaatatgcatATATGGCAGAACTATGGTGAATTTTTTGATTTGGGACCTGAGGGCCTAGCAGGGGGTCCGGTTGAGTTAAATGTCGATGGGATGGCTTCTCTCAATTTATCATCAAACATTTGGAACTATAAGGTAATTGATGAGATTAAAGCACAAACGTAttgcatttaaaaattacaaaattatgttGATTTGATTGATTGCGTGTGATATTTCTATGATTTTCTGTTTTAAAGGTAGGGCTGAATGGTGAAGCAAAACGGCTTTATGATCCAAATTCACCCCATCCACAAATTTGGAAGTCATCAAAGAAACTCCCAATTGGGAAACCAATGAAGTGGTATAGGGTATTTGCACCGAGCTATTGAGTCATATATATGAGTTGGAGttcgagtttttttttttttttgggtgtctTCTAGTACCCCGTTCGCTCTAGAGACTAActgctgctgttgttgttgtgcTCAGACTAGTTTCAAGATTCCTCCGGGAACAAGCCCAGTGGTGGTGGACTTGCAAGGCATGGGCAAGGGGCACGCGTGGGTGAACGGCAACAGCTTGGGGCGGTACTGGCCCTCGCAAATTGCCGACACCAATGGATGTAGCGACACTTGCGATTACCGCGGAGAGTATAAACCTGAGAAATGTGTTACAAACTGCGGCAACCCTTCTCAAAGATGGTATaatttcaatcattttttACAGCAAAGTAAATGATAGATTCATTAATTCTGATTAATTTCTCAATGCATGATACTAAAAATTTGATCACTGTACATGTGTTATTAATTAGGTACCATGTCCCAAGATCGTTCCTCAACGATGGCACAAAcacattgattttatttgaggAAATGGGAGGAAACCCTTCTCATGTATCTTTCCAGACTGTTGTTGCAGCAGCAGTGTAATGCTTTTGTAGAATTGTTATAATAAAGGATAGTGTAAATGGAAATAAAGGTTTAAAATTGTGCTACTCTCAAACGACTTTCAATCACAAGTAGCAATTAGACAATTTTGTTGCATTATATACATTACACACGCGCGTGCGCACACACATAATGAGAAACTTATTAATCAAGTCTTGATAAAAGAGCTCAGAAATCACTAGTGAGCATGAGCAGCCATATACAAAAGGATTCAATAAGGCTAGCTAAGTAAGCAGCCGGTGCCAAGAAATTCATCAAACTGTAACAGCTTCCAGTCATAGCAAATTTAAAAAGGCCAATTTAACTGGTAAAGGATGATGCATTGATGCAGTGACATACCAATTTCAACGAAGCCAACTTGAAAtgaatacaatttttatttatgtatttcaTTACAGGGATAtgaatgatttgattttgaataaattaatggtCATGATTTTTTTAGGTATTTTGCATTAATTAATCATCAACCACAATTTTAACATGTAATACATAAGCCATTAAAACTTAACATAGTGGTGGCCTTGTGTTCTCGACTTTATTGAGGGTTTCGATTTTCATggaatttgaaaacatttttctcTTACAAATGTAGATAAGGGTAAATACCCCCTAAATATAAGCGAgagtaaatttttaagttaattttgataGACTTCTAGTTTAGGGTGTAGTATAAGTGTGTgcctttaaatttcaataaagctTAAATTGTAATGTATGTATACCGTAaccaatttgaaaaaaaaaaagtaatatatagaggatatcaaataaaataaatttttttcctgttTTCTCCACAAATAAgctgaaaaagataaaagtcgTGTTGATTCCATTTTCCTAATTCCCAGCCCATTTACCATGGGCTTAACCCGGCCTTGTCTGTCTAAATAAAAAGCTGGGCTTTCCAGAGCCTTGAGGCTAGGCCATCCCGGCCCATTTGCTAACCTACGCTGATATATCTcccataatttttaaaaacctcccctgaggtttgagcttgttgtaagtagatggcgagaatctatttatttataaaaaacctcctaccgtcagttaattttaacattgaccgttagttgactgtgcaaagacaatattacccttaacaacaaTTTGTAGACgaacataactaaaaaaaactaaaattattggttattttaccctctttaaattattgatatttccttaaagttcctacaagaaagataaaattaaaaacttgaaaaattctctttaaattattgatatttttttaaagttcctacaacaaagataaaataaaaaacttaaaaatgaaatagtcataatttttacctatgatattgtaaatctttggaattgacaaggataaaattgttaaaaaatagggtttgtgcttttcgcgccaacaattttagttttttttttttagttatgtcagtttacaaactgttgttaagggtaatattgtttttgtacagtcaactaacggtcaatattaaaattaactgacggtaggagattttttacaaataaataaattctcaccATCTACTTGTAACAAgctcaaacctcaggggaggtttttaaaaattacccttctcGAAATAT contains:
- the LOC102616763 gene encoding beta-galactosidase-like; protein product: MSSSYWTRILLILNLSFVCLLSSATQVDYDANAIIINGERRVIFSGAIHYPRSTPQMWPDLIRKAKDGGLDAIETYIFWNAHEPQRHQYDFSGNLDFIKFFKLVQEAGLYAIIRIGPYVCSEWNYGGFPVWLHNIPGIQLRTNNEIYKNEMQIFTTKIVNMCKEANLFAPQGGPIILAQIENEYGNIMGPYKEAGKSYINWCAQMATSQNIGVPWIMCQQSDAPQPMINTCNGFYCDEFVPNNPKSPKMWTENWTGWFKKWGDKDPHRTPQDVSFAVARFFQAGGVLQNYYMYHGGTNFGRDAGGPFIITSYDYDAPLDEYGNLNQPKWGHLKQLHEAIKLGEKLLTSGNVTTKQFGNGVNLTTYSNTTSGERFCFLSNTNTSQDANVDLQQDGKYFVPAWSVSILHGCNKEVYNTAKVNTETTVMVKKPIELGTKLSWTWAQETIRDTLHGKGSFNAAKLIEQKEATSDVSDYLWYMTSIENMGTSSHNATLYVKSSGQVLHAYVNSKHIGSQFGYDFEFNQPAILRPGKNFLTLLSATVGLQNYGEFFDLGPEGLAGGPVELNVDGMASLNLSSNIWNYKVGLNGEAKRLYDPNSPHPQIWKSSKKLPIGKPMKWYRTSFKIPPGTSPVVVDLQGMGKGHAWVNGNSLGRYWPSQIADTNGCSDTCDYRGEYKPEKCVTNCGNPSQRWYHVPRSFLNDGTNTLILFEEMGGNPSHVSFQTVVAAAV